Below is a window of Mycobacterium dioxanotrophicus DNA.
CAGGGTGCCGTCCTCACCTACCAACACGTATGCCAGCCCCTTGTGGCCACGCTGCTTGGCGAACTCCTGCCAGCCGTCGAGCGTGCGGCGCGGCTGCGACGCCCCGCCGGGCATGACGACAGCGCCGACGTAGGGCGCCTGGAACACCCGGAACGTGGTGTCCTTGAAGTACTCGGTGCACTCGACGAGTTCCACCCCGAATCGCAGGTCGGGCTTGTCGGAGCCGAACCGGCGCATCGCCTCGGCGTAGCTGATCCGCGGCAGTGGCAGCGGCAGGTCGTAGCCGATGGTCGACCACACGGCCCGCAGCACCTCTTCGGCGATGGCGATGACATCGTCGGCCTCGACGAAGCTGAGCTCCATGTCGAGCTGCGTGAACTCGGGCTGGCGGTCCGCACGGAAATCCTCGTCCCGGTAGCAGCGCGCGATCTGGTAGTACCGCTCCATCCCGGCGACCATGAGCAGCTGCTTGAACAGCTGCGGGCTCTGCGGCAACGCGTAGAACGAGCCGGGCTGCAGCCGCGCGGGCACCAGGAAGTCGCGGGCGCCTTCCGGCGTCGACCGCGTCAGCGTCGGGGTCTCGATCTCCACGAAGTCGTGATCGGCCAGCACGCCGCGCGCGGCCGCATTGACCTTCGAGCGCAAGCGAATTGCATGGCCCGGACCCTCGCGGCGCAGGTCCAGGTAGCGGTAGCGCAACCGGGCTTCCTCACCGGCGGTCTCGTCGAGCTGGAAGGGCAGCGGGGCGCTCTCCCCCAGCACGGTCAACGACGTGGCGTTGACCTCGATCTGACCGGTCGGGATCTCGGCGTTCTCGTTGCCCTCCGGGCGGACCTCGACGATCCCGGTCACAGCGATGCAGAACTCGGCGCGCAGCCGGTGAGCGGCGGCCAGCACGTCACCCTCGCGGAACACCACCTGCGACACACCGGACGCGTCGCGCAGGTCGATGAAGATGACGCCACCGTGGTCACGACGACGCGCCACCCAACCCGCCAACGTCACCTTCTGACCGGCATCGGTGGCCCGCAACGAACCGGCGGCATGACTGCGCAGCACAAATACTCCTCATTAAGACGGGTGGGACGAGTGACCAGTCTAGAGAGTGGGTCGGCACCGGTAACTTGGCGATCGTGAACTCCCCTATCGCGGTCGTCGGCCCCGGTGCCATCGGCTCGGCAATAGCGGCATATCTGCACGCTGCCGGGCATCGGGTCGAGGTATACGGACGGACGCCGCGCGAGTCGATCGACGTGCGCCCCGACGACGGCGAGGCGATCATCGTGCCAGGTCCGGTGCACACCGACCCGGACGCTGTGGCGGGCCCCGCCGCCGTGGTGTTCCTCGCGGTCAAGGACACCCAGAACGAAGCTGCGGCGACGTGGTTGGCGCGATTGTGCGGCCCCGGCACCGTGGTGTGCGCGCTGCAGAACGGTGTCGAGCAGGTCGAGCGGGTCGGGCGATACTGCCCGGCCGGCACGGTGGTGCCCGCGGCGATCTGGATCTCGGCCGAGACCATGCCGCGGGGCTGGGTGCGGCTGCGCAATCGGCTGCGTCTCGTGCTGCCCGACACTGCAGCCGCCCGTGCGGTGGCCGAACTGTTCCCGCCCGACACCGTCGAGTTGGACCCCGACTTCCTCAGCGCGGCGTGGCGCAAGCTGCTGGTCAACGCCGCGGTCGGGCTGATGGTGCTCTCCGGCCGGCGCTCGGGGATGTTCCGGCGCGACGACGTCGCCGCCCTGGCCCG
It encodes the following:
- the aspS gene encoding aspartate--tRNA ligase; translation: MLRSHAAGSLRATDAGQKVTLAGWVARRRDHGGVIFIDLRDASGVSQVVFREGDVLAAAHRLRAEFCIAVTGIVEVRPEGNENAEIPTGQIEVNATSLTVLGESAPLPFQLDETAGEEARLRYRYLDLRREGPGHAIRLRSKVNAAARGVLADHDFVEIETPTLTRSTPEGARDFLVPARLQPGSFYALPQSPQLFKQLLMVAGMERYYQIARCYRDEDFRADRQPEFTQLDMELSFVEADDVIAIAEEVLRAVWSTIGYDLPLPLPRISYAEAMRRFGSDKPDLRFGVELVECTEYFKDTTFRVFQAPYVGAVVMPGGASQPRRTLDGWQEFAKQRGHKGLAYVLVGEDGTLGGPVAKNLTDAERDGLTEHVGAKPGDCIFFAAGPAKGARGLLGATRIEIAKRLDLIDPNAWAFTWVVDFPMFESTDEATASGDVAVGSGAWTAVHHAFTAPKPESEGTFDTDPGNALSDAYDIVCNGNEIGGGSIRIHRRDLQERVFAMMGISHDEAQDKFGFLLDAFTFGAPPHGGIAFGWDRITALLAGVDSIREVIAFPKSGGGVDPLTDAPAPITAQQRKESGIDAKPEKLEKA
- a CDS encoding oxidoreductase: MNSPIAVVGPGAIGSAIAAYLHAAGHRVEVYGRTPRESIDVRPDDGEAIIVPGPVHTDPDAVAGPAAVVFLAVKDTQNEAAATWLARLCGPGTVVCALQNGVEQVERVGRYCPAGTVVPAAIWISAETMPRGWVRLRNRLRLVLPDTAAARAVAELFPPDTVELDPDFLSAAWRKLLVNAAVGLMVLSGRRSGMFRRDDVAALARGYLAECLAVARAEGATLGDSVIDEIVDMLARSPEDLTTSMLTDREAGRPLEWDIRNGVIRRKGATHGLPTPISDVVVPLLAAAGDGPG